The region GGCCTTCGACGGTCATCGGGAACATGCGGCCTGACATCAGATCGTTCAGCATCCGGATGGAAGGGGTGTAGTGCCAGTGTTCCTGGCGCACGGGGTTCAGCCAGACCGCGCTTTTGTAGAGCCCGGTGACGCGCTGCATCCACGCCGCGCCCGGTTCTTCGTTCCAGTGTTCCACCGATCCGCCGGGATAGGCGATCTCGTAGGGGCTCATGGAAGCATCGCCCACGAAGATGATCTTGTAGTCCGCGGGGTATTTGTGCAGCACGTCCATAGTCGGGATGCGCTCGGTCTGCCGGCGGCGGTTTTCTTTCCACACATATTCGTAAAGGCAATTGTGGAAGTAGAAATGCTCCATCACCTTGAACTCGGACCGCGCCGCTGAAAACAGCTCTTCGCAGACGCGGATGTGGTCGTCCATCGAGCCGCCGATATCGAAGAACAGCAGCACCTTGACCGCATTGTGCCGTTCCGGCCGCATCTTGATGTCGAGCAGCCCCTTGTGGGCGGTCGAGCGGATGGTGCTGTCGAGGTCCAGCTCTTCCGCAGCGCCGATGCGCGCGAAATTCCTGAGGCGCTTCAGGGCCACCTGGATGTTGCGGGTGCCGAGCAACTGGGTGTCGTCGAGATCCTTGAACTCGCGCTTGTCCCAGACCTTCACCGCGCGCCTGTGCCGGCTTTCCTTCTGGCCGATGCGCACGCCTTCCGGGTTGTAGCCATAGGCGCCGAAGGGCGATGTTCCGGCTGTTCCGATCCATTTGCTGCCGCCCTGGTGGCGCTTTTCCTGCTCGTTGAGCCGTTCGCGCAGGGTCTCCATCAGTTTCTCGAACCCGCCGAGCGCTTCGATCTGCGCCTTTTCCTCTTCGCTCAAGTGCTTCTCGGCAAGCTTTCGCAGCCATTCTTCCGGGATGTCGGTGGCCGGCACCTCGCTCAGCAGGTCCAGCCCCTTGAAGACATGGCCGAAGACCCGGTCGAACTTGTCCAGGTTGCTCTCGTCCTTCACCAGGCAAAGCCGGGCGAGGTAGTAGAAATCCTCGACGCTCTTCTCCGCCAGATCCTTCTCCAGCGCCTCCATAAGCGTCAGATATTCCCGCAGTGAAACCGGAACGCCCGCGGATTTCAGTTCGGTGAAAAAGGTGATGAACATGGGGCGAAGGTAGCGGCGCCCGGGGTGCCTGTCGAGACGGGATTTGCGCTGTCTGCGCCAATTGCTGCCGGACTGTTTCAGCCAAATCGACG is a window of Roseibium salinum DNA encoding:
- a CDS encoding vWA domain-containing protein; amino-acid sequence: MFITFFTELKSAGVPVSLREYLTLMEALEKDLAEKSVEDFYYLARLCLVKDESNLDKFDRVFGHVFKGLDLLSEVPATDIPEEWLRKLAEKHLSEEEKAQIEALGGFEKLMETLRERLNEQEKRHQGGSKWIGTAGTSPFGAYGYNPEGVRIGQKESRHRRAVKVWDKREFKDLDDTQLLGTRNIQVALKRLRNFARIGAAEELDLDSTIRSTAHKGLLDIKMRPERHNAVKVLLFFDIGGSMDDHIRVCEELFSAARSEFKVMEHFYFHNCLYEYVWKENRRRQTERIPTMDVLHKYPADYKIIFVGDASMSPYEIAYPGGSVEHWNEEPGAAWMQRVTGLYKSAVWLNPVRQEHWHYTPSIRMLNDLMSGRMFPMTVEGLTEAMSELAR